GAGTGCGTTCTAGTGCGGCTAATTGATGATTAAGTTCTTCGAGGCGAATATACGCTTGTGCTTGAATTAAAGCAACACCAACTTGAGTTGCGATCGCTTCAACTAAAGCAATATCGTGTTCTTGCCAAATATATGGTTCTGCACCAGTGTGATGAATTTCCAACATCCCCAGCAGCGTTTCTTGATAAATCACTGGAACAAGTAACCAAGAACGAATTCCCGAACGCGATAGTAAAGTTGTGAATGTTGGATTTGCCTGCAGACTCGGAAGTTTAGTGACATCCGTAACTGCGATCGCTTTTTCGGTAGCTACCGCCGCTTGAAATAAGGGATTTTCGACTAAAAGCCACGTTTCTCCTTGCAATGATGTCATTCCAGGCGCGATCGCTTCGTACTCAATTGTCACATCTTGATAAATGCGATCGCAGCGGTAGAGTAAACAGCGACAATGCTTGAAAGTGCGTCCTAATTCTTGTACAGCTGTCGTCAGAATTTCGTGTAAATTCAGCGATCGACGAATTGCAGCAGTAATCGAATTGACGAGACGTTCTTGACGTTCTTGCGTGGCGATCGTGCGATAAGCTTTCAACAAACGATACTGACTTGCTTGTAAATGCATCACCAAGCGTTCCGTAAATGTTACCGCATCAATATTTCCGCGTCCGACTGACGCCATCATCGGAATCGCATTTAACCCAAACCTGATTCGCGCTTGTTGTACTTTGCGAGCTAACTCTGGTCGATAAACTAAAATCCTTGCGAGTAAAAGATGCGCAACTTGACAACTAATCTGGCGGTCAAACGTCCAAATTCCGTCAAATTGTCGCGCCTGATCGATGACTGGCGGTGCGTCTGGGGTAAAATGTTCTTGACAAATTATACAAGCTGTGTAATCTTGCCCAACAACAACTAAGTGCCACTCATTAACCAGCTGATCGCGATGGTCAAACGGAATTGTTTCATACGGTTCAGTCGCAGCAGCAAAATTCGATTCTGGCGTCGCCAAAACATAAACTTGGTCTGTGCGTTGTGCAATTTGCTGATAGCGTCGCGTTTCAGTACGATAAAAGCGCTCGCGTTGAAAGCTGGCGATGACTAACGGTTGATCTTTCCCATTGAGGACTAAATCTTCGATCGCGTGCGATAGCGCTGTTAAAGAAGACTTAAAATATCTTTGGGTGTGTAAATCAGGTCGGGCTTGAAGTAACTCCTGGAGTGGAGAATGCGAAATTCTCATCACCAATTGTGCGGTAAAACCATTACTTGAATAACTCTCAGCCCAAAGATGAGGGCTAAGTTAAATTATCTCTCCAGATCCTTCATGAACCTGCAAGTGCGAGCAAAGAATCTTATCGAACAAAGTCGCATTAACGAGTTGACTCGTATGGATTTCTAACTCAGCTTCGGGTGGGGCGGTAAACAAAAGTGTTTGTCCAGGAAACACAGTGCGTTCAAAGTACCAGTTCGGGATGTTAGCAATACGGGTAATCTGCAATAGGCTAGTACGATTGACGTAGCAACACAAGATTTGGCGATCGCATTCGGTTTTTGAGGCACTTTGATTCATTGTATTGTTCCTTACTCAGTATTAATGCTAGTTTGCAAGTAGGTTCTCTTCACTTAAGTTTGCCCCATTTAAAATCGTTTGGCTCAAATCCGCGCCACTGATATCGACTAACCTTACTTCTGCGTATCGCAGATCTGCACCTTTTAACTTTGCTTTGGTTAATTTTGTGCGCGTTAGATATGCTAATCGCAAATCTGCTTTCACTAGAAGTGCTTCGCTCAAATCTACTTCACTCAAGTTCGCTTTAATTAAAATTGACCTACTCAAGTTTGCTTTGTGCAAAGTTGCTTGCGTTAAGTCAGCTCTCCACAACATCGCGCCTGCTAAGTTTGCAGAACTCAGATGCGCTTGCTTGAAGTTTGCAGCAGTCAAGTTAGCTCGTGATAAATCTGCACCCCAAAAAATAGCACCTTGTAGATTGACTTCACTTAAGTTAACTCCCCGCAGATTCACAAAGCTAAAATCTCTCTCTCCTGCTGCATACCGCCGATTTAATTCATCAGCATTCATTTTACTTGTGTTTCACGCTGTTTGCTATTGCGTGCTTGAGTATTTGTTGGCAAGGTTGAGACTTTACTCTATGACAAATTAGTAAAAAATCCAATTAAACCGCGTCCTGTCGCAACTTCTAGCAACAGTAAAGAGACGAATCCAATCATAGCTAAACGACCATTGAGCAGTTCAGCATGAGGTGTAAACCCTGTTTGACTTTCTTGCACATACATCTTGGGTTCAATGGCAAATGTATTTGCTAAGCCTCGCTCGTCGACTACGTATTGACGTCCACTCATAAGATTCTCCTAATGTACGTTTGTGCATGTAAATAAATGTAACAAAAAATTTTAAATTTTGTAAAGACATTTAGAAAAAAAGCGATGTGACAAATTGCGCTTGACTCTCTAGTCAAGTAGAGAGTTTACGATGCAGTTAAGCCAATTTTTCCTTTTTTATTCTGCTTATGATGACACTCAAAGTTCCTAAGATGGCATGCAAAGCCTGTGTAAACGCTATTACGCAAGCAATTCATTCGGTAGATGTAACGGCAAAAGTTCAAGCTGAACCCAAGACAAAACTCGTCAATATCGAGACTCAAGTATCCGCAACCGCAATTAAAGAAGCTTTAGCATCTGTCGGCTATCCCGCGGCTTAATTACAAGGATTCATTCTATGGAGACAATAACCTTAAGATTGCAAGGCATGAGTTGTGCCTCGTGTGCAAGTAGTATTGAAGAAGCAATTCGCTCAGTTCCTGGGGTGGCGGAATGCAATGTCAACTTCGGTGCAGAACAAGCCGCAATCAAATATAACCCCAACAAAACCAGTATTGAAAAAATCCAAGCGGCGATTGAAGAAGCAGGATATGCGTCTTACTCTCTCCAAGAGCAAGAAATGGTAACTGGAGAAAACGATGCGGAAAAAGCCGCACGTCTTGCTGAATCAAAAAAGCTGAAGCGCAAACTTTGGGTTGGAGGTGTCATTAGCATCATCCTCGTGGTTGGCGGATTACCAATGATGACAGGATTACATATACCTTTAATTCCTGCTTGGCTACACAATCCTTGGTTACAACTTGTGCTGACGACTCCGATTCAATTTTGGAGCGGAGAATCGTTTTATCAAGGTGCTTGGAAAGCTTTTAAACGCCATACAGCTACGATGGATACGCTAGTTGCACTAGGGACAAGTGCAGCGTATTTCTACTCGCTATTTCCGACATTTTTTCCAGGCTTTTTTCTCGCGCAAGGGCTCGAACCAGCGGTTTACTACGAAATTTCTGCGGTTGTGATTACGCTGATTTTGTTAGGGCGGTTGCTGGAAAATCGCGCTAAGGGACAAACTTCAGAAGCCATTCGCAAATTAATTGGCTTGCAAGCACGCGATGCAAGAGTAATTCGGAACGGACAAGAAATGGATATTCCAATTCAGGAAGTCCGAATCGATGATGTCATCTTAGTACGTCCTGGGGAAAAAATTCCGGTAGATGGCGAAGTGATTGAAGGTGCTTCAACAGTTGATGAAGCGATGGTGACGGGTGAAAGTGTTCCCGTGAAGAAGCAGCCAGGGGATGAAGTAATTGGCGCGACGATTAATAAAACTGGGAGTTTTAAGTTTCGCGCAACGCGTGTTGGTAAAGATACGTTTCTCGCACAGATTGTGAAACTCGTTCAACAAGCGCAAGGTTCTAAAGCTCCAATTCAGCAACTCGCCGATCGCGTCACTGGATGGTTCGTACCCGCAGTAATTGCGATCGCGATCGCAACTTTTATCGTTTGGTTTAACTTCTTCGGTAACTTAACTCTCGCAATGATTACCACGATTGGCGTACTAATTATTGCGTGTCCGTGTGCCTTGGGGTTAGCTACTCCCACATCAATTATGGTGGGAACAGGTAAAGGTGCAGAAAATGGCATTTTAGTCAAGGGTGCAGAAAGTTTAGAACTCGCGCACAAAATTCAAACGATTGTTTTAGACAAAACAGGAACGATTACTGAAGGTAAACCCACAGTGACAGATTTTGTGACTGTCAACGGTACAGCTAATCGTAACGAATTAAAATTGATCGAACTTGCTGCGTCAGTCGAACGTAATTCGGAACATCCGCTAGCTGAAGCCGTTGTTAGGTACGCGCAAACGCAAGAAGTTGCGCTTAGCGACGTGCAAAACTTTGAGGCGATCGCAGGTAGTGGCGTGCAAGGAATTGTGGGCGATCGCTTAGTACAAATCGGTACGCAGCGCTGGATGGCAGAATTAGGCATTGATACTCGGGCGCTGAGAGAACGCAAAACAACCTTAGAACGCGCAGGGAAAACTGCGGTTTGGATCGCAGTTGATGGCAAAATGCAAGGACTGATGGGGATTGCGGATGCGCTTAAACCTTCTTCAGCACAGGCTGTGAGTGCATTAAAACGCTTGGGTTTAGAAGTTGTCATGCTTACGGGCGATAACCGTGCTACAGCTGATGCGATCGCGCAACAAGTCGGGATCGATCGCGTCTTTGCGGAAGTACGCCCAGACCAAAAAGCGGCAATTGTCAAGTCACTGCAACAAGAACGTGGTAGACATGCAAAATCTAAGACGGTTGCCATGGTAGGGGATGGTATCAACGATGCACCAGCTTTAGCCCAAGC
The DNA window shown above is from Chroococcidiopsis sp. TS-821 and carries:
- a CDS encoding DICT sensory domain-containing protein codes for the protein MRISHSPLQELLQARPDLHTQRYFKSSLTALSHAIEDLVLNGKDQPLVIASFQRERFYRTETRRYQQIAQRTDQVYVLATPESNFAAATEPYETIPFDHRDQLVNEWHLVVVGQDYTACIICQEHFTPDAPPVIDQARQFDGIWTFDRQISCQVAHLLLARILVYRPELARKVQQARIRFGLNAIPMMASVGRGNIDAVTFTERLVMHLQASQYRLLKAYRTIATQERQERLVNSITAAIRRSLNLHEILTTAVQELGRTFKHCRCLLYRCDRIYQDVTIEYEAIAPGMTSLQGETWLLVENPLFQAAVATEKAIAVTDVTKLPSLQANPTFTTLLSRSGIRSWLLVPVIYQETLLGMLEIHHTGAEPYIWQEHDIALVEAIATQVGVALIQAQAYIRLEELNHQLAALERTRSNLIAIVGHELRTPLSTIQICLETLASEPELTLEMQQVMLQTALTDAERLRKLTQDFLTLSRLESGQVHWQLEPISLQECLSLALNSLKAWWSPQQLAQIEVTLPPELPLVLADGEGLVQVLTKLIDNALKFAPGGKVTVRARTIKRLASQRTSMVEVCIADTGRGIEPSQLEAIFTRFSQEEEYLRRITSGTGLGLAICRQIIQGLGGQIWAESTGKNQGSQFYFTVPVS
- a CDS encoding DUF1830 domain-containing protein encodes the protein MNQSASKTECDRQILCCYVNRTSLLQITRIANIPNWYFERTVFPGQTLLFTAPPEAELEIHTSQLVNATLFDKILCSHLQVHEGSGEII
- a CDS encoding pentapeptide repeat-containing protein, which gives rise to MNADELNRRYAAGERDFSFVNLRGVNLSEVNLQGAIFWGADLSRANLTAANFKQAHLSSANLAGAMLWRADLTQATLHKANLSRSILIKANLSEVDLSEALLVKADLRLAYLTRTKLTKAKLKGADLRYAEVRLVDISGADLSQTILNGANLSEENLLAN
- a CDS encoding chlorophyll a/b-binding protein; the protein is MSGRQYVVDERGLANTFAIEPKMYVQESQTGFTPHAELLNGRLAMIGFVSLLLLEVATGRGLIGFFTNLS
- a CDS encoding heavy-metal-associated domain-containing protein, with product MMTLKVPKMACKACVNAITQAIHSVDVTAKVQAEPKTKLVNIETQVSATAIKEALASVGYPAA
- a CDS encoding heavy metal translocating P-type ATPase, whose translation is METITLRLQGMSCASCASSIEEAIRSVPGVAECNVNFGAEQAAIKYNPNKTSIEKIQAAIEEAGYASYSLQEQEMVTGENDAEKAARLAESKKLKRKLWVGGVISIILVVGGLPMMTGLHIPLIPAWLHNPWLQLVLTTPIQFWSGESFYQGAWKAFKRHTATMDTLVALGTSAAYFYSLFPTFFPGFFLAQGLEPAVYYEISAVVITLILLGRLLENRAKGQTSEAIRKLIGLQARDARVIRNGQEMDIPIQEVRIDDVILVRPGEKIPVDGEVIEGASTVDEAMVTGESVPVKKQPGDEVIGATINKTGSFKFRATRVGKDTFLAQIVKLVQQAQGSKAPIQQLADRVTGWFVPAVIAIAIATFIVWFNFFGNLTLAMITTIGVLIIACPCALGLATPTSIMVGTGKGAENGILVKGAESLELAHKIQTIVLDKTGTITEGKPTVTDFVTVNGTANRNELKLIELAASVERNSEHPLAEAVVRYAQTQEVALSDVQNFEAIAGSGVQGIVGDRLVQIGTQRWMAELGIDTRALRERKTTLERAGKTAVWIAVDGKMQGLMGIADALKPSSAQAVSALKRLGLEVVMLTGDNRATADAIAQQVGIDRVFAEVRPDQKAAIVKSLQQERGRHAKSKTVAMVGDGINDAPALAQADVGIAIGTGTDVAIAASDITLISGELQGIITAIQLSRATIRNIRQNLFFAFIYNVAGIPIAAGILFPIFGWLLNPIIAGAAMAFSSVSVVTNALRLRNFQPEV